In the bacterium genome, one interval contains:
- a CDS encoding cation-efflux pump translates to MARSDQAQQRKLTEGQIKQERALALVIWLDMLLIVPYLVVAILVGSLAMIAEVVRGSLLLIVICFSLRTLRRANRGYSGEYDYGIGKLERALSGVVAVLLLFAAGFIIWRAFVSQPESPSSPFLAALAVVFVSLNLGINSYPLLPLWRALRDQPSVIVLSHFRARLAKALGSMVVVSCVAIHMYTSDPRIGQIAEGVGAVMVSGFMIVVAISLLREVLPDMLDRAIAEPMQIHVNQTLAKFFDDYDELIAVRTRRSGNVIHVEITLGFAPDKTMGELRGVVARIQDHLQQTIPNSDILIVPRSTTRRSAE, encoded by the coding sequence TTGGCGCGAAGTGATCAAGCCCAACAAAGGAAGCTAACTGAAGGCCAGATCAAACAGGAGCGCGCACTCGCTCTTGTCATCTGGCTCGATATGCTGCTGATCGTCCCTTATTTGGTTGTCGCCATCTTGGTCGGTTCGCTGGCGATGATCGCAGAAGTCGTTCGCGGATCGCTATTGCTGATTGTTATCTGCTTTTCACTGCGCACGTTGCGCCGGGCTAATCGCGGATATTCCGGCGAATACGATTATGGTATCGGCAAGTTGGAGCGTGCCCTTTCAGGAGTTGTTGCGGTTCTGCTCCTATTCGCGGCAGGCTTCATTATCTGGCGCGCGTTTGTCAGCCAACCGGAATCACCATCTTCACCGTTTCTCGCAGCCCTGGCCGTCGTCTTCGTGAGTCTGAATCTGGGCATCAACTCTTACCCCCTTTTGCCTCTGTGGCGCGCATTGCGTGATCAGCCTTCTGTGATTGTGCTCTCTCACTTTCGCGCGCGGCTTGCCAAGGCTCTGGGTTCGATGGTGGTTGTCTCGTGTGTTGCGATTCACATGTATACCTCAGACCCGAGGATAGGACAAATCGCAGAAGGTGTCGGCGCTGTGATGGTCTCCGGATTCATGATCGTGGTAGCCATTAGCCTGTTGCGCGAGGTGTTGCCGGATATGCTGGACCGCGCTATTGCTGAGCCGATGCAGATACACGTTAATCAAACGCTGGCCAAATTCTTCGATGATTACGATGAATTGATCGCGGTGCGCACACGCAGGTCCGGCAATGTCATCCATGTTGAGATTACCCTGGGTTTTGCGCCTGATAAGACAATGGGCGAGTTACGCGGAGTTGTCGCACGGATCCAGGATCATCTTCAGCAAACAATCCCGAATAGCGATATCCTGATTGTTCCCCGCTCAACAACCAGAAGGAGCGCGGAGTAA
- a CDS encoding MarR family transcriptional regulator produces the protein MAQTRKVNAKKERGAAERMSQECIAFRLRLLNRAVTRLYNEAFRSFGITVSQLNILVAVCRMGTAEQQAICRALHLDKSTLSRDVIRMLDRGWLRSLPGKDGRSNCLAATPKGEKLLETTVPAWNQAQEKAKSLLRKKGLLSLEKAVVSLRGSTH, from the coding sequence ATGGCACAAACGAGAAAAGTAAATGCGAAAAAGGAACGAGGAGCTGCGGAGCGTATGTCTCAAGAGTGCATCGCATTCCGGCTTCGGCTTCTGAATCGCGCGGTGACCAGGCTATACAACGAAGCATTTCGCAGTTTTGGGATCACCGTGAGTCAGTTGAACATTCTCGTTGCTGTGTGCCGAATGGGTACGGCAGAGCAACAGGCGATATGCCGGGCGCTGCACCTGGATAAGTCCACGCTCAGCCGCGACGTGATCAGGATGCTGGACCGCGGCTGGTTGCGGAGTTTGCCGGGCAAAGACGGCAGGAGCAACTGTCTGGCTGCGACTCCCAAAGGAGAAAAGCTGCTTGAAACAACCGTCCCCGCGTGGAATCAGGCTCAAGAAAAAGCGAAGTCGCTGTTGCGCAAGAAAGGTCTTCTCAGTCTGGAAAAAGCTGTGGTATCT